Proteins from one Rosa chinensis cultivar Old Blush chromosome 7, RchiOBHm-V2, whole genome shotgun sequence genomic window:
- the LOC112178918 gene encoding cytochrome P450 CYP736A12 → MSPSTIIAILLVLLTCLWSLISASSKSKHKKLPPGPRSLPIIGNLHMLGNLPHRSLQGLAKKYGHIMSIRLGSVLTIVVSSPKAAELFLKTHDTNFASRPKIQASEYISYGTKGMAFSEYGPYWRHVRKLCTLQLFCPAKIEVFAPLRKDELGVLLRKLKKAAEEGGVVDVSGHIGVMNEDITYRMVLGCKRDDRFDLKAIVEETFFLAGAFNISDFVPSLTALDIQGLTKRMKKVSKTIDQLLEKIIDDHEQVAKTTSGKQGKHEDFVDVLLSLMNQPLNPNDEQVHFLDRTNVKAILLDMLTAASDTSASSIVWSLSELLRHPRVMKKLQKELQTVVGMDRMVEETDLPKLDYLSMVVKESFRLHPVGPLLIPHESIEDIAIDGYDIPKKSRIIVNIWSIGRDPSVWSENVEEFYPERFMNNNIDLRGHDFQLIPFGSGRRGCPGLQLGLTTVRIVLAQLVHCFNWELPTGMLPQDLDMSEKFGLSMSKAKHLLAKPTYRLL, encoded by the exons ATGAGTCCTTCAACAATAATAGCCATCCTCCTGGTTCTCCTCACATGCCTTTGGTCACTCATCTCTGCTTCCTCcaaatcaaaacacaaaaaactaccACCCGGCCCTCGGTCACTGCCAATAATCGGAAATCTCCACATGCTAGGCAACCTCCCCCATCGAAGCCTCCAAGGCCTGGCAAAAAAATATGGACACATCATGTCCATCCGTCTAGGCAGTGTTCTGACCATAGTAGTCTCCTCCCCCAAAGCCGCAGAGCTATTCCTCAAAACTCATGACACTAATTTCGCCAGCCGGCCCAAAATCCAAGCCTCAGAGTACATATCCTACGGCACAAAGGGCATGGCCTTTTCCGAATATGGTCCCTATTGGCGCCATGTAAGGAAGCTCTGTACGCTTCAGCTTTTCTGTCCGGCAAAAATAGAGGTTTTCGCGCCGCTGAGAAAGGATGAGCTGGGAGTGCTGCTGAGAAAACTCAAGAAAGCTGCAGAGGAAGGTGGAGTTGTGGATGTTAGTGGGCATATTGGTGTGATGAATGAGGACATTACGTACAGGATGGTGTTGGGTTGTAAGAGGGATGATAGGTTTGATTTGAAAGCCATTGTTGAGGAAACGTTTTTCTTGGCCGGGGCTTTCAATATATCTGATTTTGTTCCTTCCCTTACTGCACTTGATATTCAG GGGTTAACTAAGCGAATGAAGAAAGTTAGCAAGACGATCGATCAGCTCTTGGAGAAGATAATTGACGACCATGAACAAGTTGCTAAAACTACGAGTGGGAAACAAGGCAAGCATGAGGACTTTGTAGACGTCTTGCTTTCATTAATGAACCAACCGTTGAACCCGAATGATGAGCAAGTTCATTTTCTTGATCGAACAAATGTGAAAGCCATCTTACTAGACATGCTTACGGCGGCTTCTGATACTTCGGCCTCATCGATTGTTTGGAGCCTTTCCGAGCTCTTAAGGCATCCAAGGGTCATGAAGAAGCTCCAAAAAGAGCTCCAAACTGTGGTTGGCATGGACCGAATGGTGGAAGAGACTGATTTGCCAAAGCTAGATTACTTGAGTATGGTGGTCAAGGAGAGCTTCAGACTACACCCAGTTGGACCATTACTAATCCCACATGAATCTATCGAGGACATTGCAATAGATGGATACGACATACCTAAGAAGTCGCGGATCATTGTAAACATCTGGAGCATTGGAAGAGATCCTAGTGTATGGTCAGAAAATGTTGAGGAATTTTATCCTGAAAGGTTCATGAACAACAATATAGACCTCCGGGGACATGACTTTCAGCTCATCCCATTTGGGTCTGGCCGAAGAGGTTGTCCAGGTCTGCAATTAGGGCTAACCACAGTTCGGATAGTTTTGGCACAGCTGGTGCACTGCTTTAACTGGGAGCTCCCAACTGGCATGCTACCTCAAGACTTGGACATGTCTGAGAAATTCGGTTTATCAATGTCGAAGGCCAAACACTTGCTTGCCAAGCCGACCTACCGTCTTCTGTAG